Within the Vagococcus carniphilus genome, the region AAGTAAAACAAGTTGAGATTTTAATTGATTCAATTGGAACTGTTGCAAGTGAAAATAGAGAAAAGATAGTGAAAGCTGATAAAGCCTTTAATGATTTAGGTCAGCATAAAGAACGAGTTTCATCTACTCATAAAAAAGCACTAGAAATGAATAAAAATAGTTTGAAATTAGCAGATGATATCAAAAAATTTGATGTTTCTCATATTAACGCAGATTCAAAAAGTTCAATTGATAATCTGAATAAGAGAGCTAGTGTCTTAAGTAAGCATTTAAGTAAAGATGAAACTAACAAATTAAAAACAATTAATTCTAAATTGGAATTAGCTCGTAAAAATGAAGAAGCTCAATTAAAATTAGCAACAAACCTAATCAATTCATTAGTGTTAGGTGATAAATCAAAAGAAAATCAAGTAACTAATGGGGCAAATCATGTTGGTGCAACTAAAAAGGCTCGCTTAGAGTTAGCTAAAGTTACTAGCTCTTATGGAAAATCACTTCCAGACTATCACCAGTCAGAGATGAGATTAATTGAAGCTGAAGGAAGAGTAAAAGCTATAGAAGAGGTAATTACTAAGATTGATAACTTACCAGAGATTAGTCAATTAAAACCCAAAGACTCAAGATTAGTTAATGAGATTAACAATTTGTTTAATCAATTAGCTAAAGTAGAACAAAATGAAGTGACTAACAGACAAGTTTTAGCAGATGCTAAGTCTCAACTAAGTAAAGCTGGAAGTCGCTATGGTTCTAATAAATCATCTAATGCTCCAAGTTCTAGAAAACCTGCAAGTAATAAGCGTGTGTCAACAAAAGCTGTTAGCAAAAGAAAACCTTTACCTAAAACAGGAGAAACAACTCAAAATTATATTACTTCTCTTGGTGTAGCTATGCTAGGTAGCCTATTCTTTTGGAAAAAGAAAGAAGAGAAAGATTCTCTGCTATAAACAAATAAAGAATTAGTCTTTTTAGGCTAATTCTTTATTCTCATTATGGAGAAATTTAAGGAGGGGTAATAACATGGGGAATAAATTTCTAAGTTTTATTAAGAAATATAGATTTTTACTAATTGTTTTGTTGATGGCTTCAACACTTTTAGGGACAGTCACCTTATTTGCTCAAAAACAAGAGGCAAAACTTCCAGAAAACCCTATTAGTAAAGAGGCTGTATCATCTACTGTTCTATTAGCTGGTAGTGATAAAGATGTTTCAAAAGCTTTAAAAGATAGTGGTGTTAAGTTTAATAAAAAACAAGACGCTGAAAAAAAAGATGAACAAGAATTAGCTGAAAATAAGGCAAAAGAAGTTAGTCAAAAACATATTGATAATAGTAAATTAGATCCAGGAATCGATAAAAATATCACACCCAGCAAGTTAAAGAAAAAAGAAAATAAAAGTGATCGAACTTACTTTACAACAACAATAAAAGATGGAGAGCAAGTAACAACTGAAGCGTATAAATTTAAAATTCTTCAGAAAGAATCCGATTTAAAAATTGAAAAACAACAAGTTTTAGTGAATGAACAAGAAGTTGATTTTTCAGGAACAGTTATCTTATCAAGTGGTGAAAATAAAATTGAAATAGTTATGACCTATAGTAATAAAAAAGGTCAGACCTTTAAGGTAGCTAAAAACTATACTGTTTATTTTAATAGTAAAATTGAAATAAAAACTTCTTTGAAAGATAACGAAACAGTTGAAAAAGAGCTCTTTAAGTTTGAGGCTTATTCTATTCGAAATAAAAAAGAAGAGCCTATCTCTGTTTATTTAAATGGAAAAGAAGTTGAGGCTTCTAAAGTATTTGCTTATGAAGTAACTTTAGAAGCTGGAGAAAACCTGATTGAACTAAAAGCTGGTTCTGAAAAAGAGGTATTAGAAGAATCTTACGTTATTAATTATAAAAAACAAGAAGATTCTAATCATGAAAAAGAGTCAGGTCCACCTACAATATCAGTGGATACATTACAAAATGATATGACTGTCGAAAATGAGAAGTTAACTTTTAAAGTAACAGCAAAAACACATTCTGGTGATTCATTAGATTCGTTCCAAGTTTATTTAAATGATGAAGAAATTGGTGAAGAATGGAAAAAATCTGGTGAAGCACAATATACTACACATTTAGTTGAAAGTATTAACACGATTAAAATTATTGCTGTAGATAAAGAAGAAAAAAGTAAAGCAACTTATAGAATTAACTATAAAACAAAATCTATCGGCAAAGCCACTTTTTCAGTAGAGGCAAGTACGGTTGGTTTTCCTGAAGTAATTCCACCAACTGATATTGACTTAGAAGAAGGCGTGCCAGCCTCAGAATATTTAATTAAATTGTTAGAAGAATATGGTTATGCCTATCAACACACGGGACGTACTCAGAAGAACTTCTATCTTGCTTCAATTGATTCAAGAAGTGGTGATTTCTTTAATGGCGGATCTCCATTAATTCCGGGTAATTTAAAAGAGTTACTTATTGAAAAAAGATTGTTAGATGATTCTAAAGAAATTCAGGAGGATAATTATGATGGCATCTACCTTCCAAAAGATCATGGTAAATTAGGAGAATTTGATTTTACTAATGCGTCTGGT harbors:
- a CDS encoding DUF4430 domain-containing protein, which codes for MGNKFLSFIKKYRFLLIVLLMASTLLGTVTLFAQKQEAKLPENPISKEAVSSTVLLAGSDKDVSKALKDSGVKFNKKQDAEKKDEQELAENKAKEVSQKHIDNSKLDPGIDKNITPSKLKKKENKSDRTYFTTTIKDGEQVTTEAYKFKILQKESDLKIEKQQVLVNEQEVDFSGTVILSSGENKIEIVMTYSNKKGQTFKVAKNYTVYFNSKIEIKTSLKDNETVEKELFKFEAYSIRNKKEEPISVYLNGKEVEASKVFAYEVTLEAGENLIELKAGSEKEVLEESYVINYKKQEDSNHEKESGPPTISVDTLQNDMTVENEKLTFKVTAKTHSGDSLDSFQVYLNDEEIGEEWKKSGEAQYTTHLVESINTIKIIAVDKEEKSKATYRINYKTKSIGKATFSVEASTVGFPEVIPPTDIDLEEGVPASEYLIKLLEEYGYAYQHTGRTQKNFYLASIDSRSGDFFNGGSPLIPGNLKELLIEKRLLDDSKEIQEDNYDGIYLPKDHGKLGEFDFTNASGWMYSVNGVYPNVGFADYFLRDGDSVRLRFTLMLGADIGGGFDGNYGNW